A single genomic interval of Alteromonas sp. BL110 harbors:
- a CDS encoding NAD(P)-binding protein: protein MKTEQLTCDYLIVGAGAVGMAFADVLLHETDANILIIDKNAKPGGHWNYAYPFVTLHQPSAFYGVCSKELNRGIIDKCGMNEGLMGLASGQEVSAYFDAVMNETFLPSGRVQYYPMCEYQGDKQFISLLNGKRYEVSVKKKIVDATYLNTSIPLTHTPSFSLDSDVDFTPVNTVVPRIGKHQNYVVIGGGKTGVDTCLWLLQNHVSPDNIHWVVSRDAWLLNRKNTQPLDSFFFDTIGAQANQMEAIASSSSIDDMFDKLEERGVLLRIDKDVRPSMFHGATVSELELSALQSLTSIVRHGRVTHISKDELHFNGATWRMPESSLVIDCSASAITNLDIKPVFDGDVITPQTVRAYQPVFSAALIAHVEAAYADEKQKQVLTQVVPLPNRDLDWLPMTAAMLRNMKVWGEDEGLRAWIYHCRLDGFSRIVHGVAKDDMQKMQVLGRLKEAAVPAMQKLMTYIHDLKAKGQL, encoded by the coding sequence ATGAAAACTGAGCAATTAACCTGCGATTATTTGATAGTAGGCGCTGGTGCTGTAGGTATGGCATTTGCCGACGTGTTGTTGCATGAAACCGATGCCAACATATTGATTATAGATAAAAACGCTAAGCCGGGTGGTCATTGGAACTACGCTTATCCCTTTGTGACACTCCATCAGCCTTCAGCTTTCTACGGCGTGTGTTCTAAAGAATTAAACCGCGGCATAATTGACAAGTGTGGTATGAACGAAGGGTTAATGGGGCTTGCTTCAGGACAAGAAGTCAGCGCGTACTTTGATGCAGTGATGAACGAGACCTTCCTTCCTAGTGGACGAGTTCAGTACTACCCAATGTGTGAATACCAAGGAGATAAGCAATTCATTTCATTATTAAATGGTAAGCGCTATGAGGTTAGCGTAAAGAAAAAAATAGTCGACGCGACTTACTTAAATACAAGTATACCGCTTACTCATACCCCAAGTTTCAGCCTAGACAGCGACGTAGATTTCACGCCGGTAAATACAGTCGTCCCTCGAATTGGTAAACACCAAAACTACGTGGTAATTGGCGGTGGAAAAACCGGTGTTGATACCTGCCTGTGGCTGCTTCAAAACCACGTGTCGCCAGATAATATTCACTGGGTTGTATCACGTGATGCTTGGTTACTGAACCGAAAGAATACGCAGCCATTAGATAGTTTTTTCTTTGATACCATAGGCGCTCAAGCTAATCAGATGGAAGCCATAGCATCTTCCAGCTCGATAGATGATATGTTCGACAAGTTAGAAGAAAGGGGCGTTTTACTGCGTATTGATAAAGATGTGCGGCCCAGCATGTTTCACGGAGCTACAGTAAGCGAGTTAGAGCTAAGTGCGTTGCAATCGTTAACTTCTATTGTCCGACACGGCCGCGTTACTCACATAAGTAAAGATGAGCTGCACTTTAATGGCGCTACATGGCGTATGCCAGAGAGTTCCCTAGTTATAGATTGCTCGGCCTCTGCAATAACTAATTTAGATATTAAGCCGGTATTTGATGGTGATGTAATTACACCTCAGACGGTGAGAGCGTATCAGCCTGTGTTTAGTGCGGCGCTTATTGCTCACGTCGAAGCAGCTTATGCTGATGAAAAGCAAAAGCAAGTATTAACACAGGTGGTTCCGTTGCCTAATAGAGATCTAGATTGGCTACCAATGACGGCTGCAATGCTACGCAATATGAAAGTTTGGGGCGAAGATGAAGGGTTAAGAGCTTGGATTTATCATTGCCGACTTGATGGTTTTTCTCGCATTGTACACGGTGTGGCAAAAGACGATATGCAAAAAATGCAAGTGTTAGGTCGGTTAAAAGAGGCAGCCGTCCCTGCAATGCAAAAATTGATGACTTATATTCATGACCTAAAAGCCAAAGGCCAACTTTAA
- a CDS encoding catalase, translated as MSKCPFSGTAINPTTLTSSNGAPVANDNQSRTAGPRGPVTFDNHYLFEKLAHFNRERIPERVVHARGSAAYGTFTLTKSLSDYTIADFLQKEGQKTNVFLRFSTVGGGQDSSDYARDPRGFSVKLYTEQGNWDMVGNNTPVFFLRDGIKFPDFIHSQKKNPRTNLPDPQAVYEFWANNPQSLHQSTILMSDRGIPLSYRHVNGYSSHTLSFWNNAGERYWVKWHFKTNQGIKTLTNEEAAKMPAFGAQQDLVESIDNGEFPSWTVNVQIMTEEEARKYHINPFDLTKVWPHSDFPLIEVGQLELNRNVDNYFAETEQAAFAPSNLVPGIGASPDRMLQARLIGYQDAHRYRIGANYNQIPVNAPRCPVHNYQRDGAFAGINPALAGSGANFYPNNRARIGEPAEMSEVQEPPMPLEQDAWLDIYDNRDEDNYSQAGDLYRIMSEDQKQQLVNNIAEGLSQATKDVQEAMFVQYELADSDYGARVRKAVASK; from the coding sequence ATGAGTAAGTGTCCATTTTCAGGTACAGCTATAAACCCTACTACGCTAACGTCTAGCAATGGTGCGCCCGTTGCCAATGACAATCAAAGTCGAACTGCAGGCCCACGTGGCCCGGTTACTTTCGACAATCACTATTTGTTCGAGAAGCTTGCGCACTTTAACCGCGAGCGAATTCCAGAGCGGGTTGTTCACGCTAGAGGCAGTGCAGCGTATGGTACTTTTACGCTAACCAAAAGTTTGTCTGATTATACTATTGCCGACTTCTTGCAAAAAGAAGGGCAAAAAACCAATGTGTTCTTACGTTTTTCTACTGTAGGTGGGGGGCAAGACTCAAGCGATTACGCTCGGGACCCTCGTGGTTTTTCGGTGAAGCTTTACACCGAACAGGGTAATTGGGATATGGTCGGCAATAATACCCCCGTATTCTTCTTACGAGATGGTATTAAGTTTCCTGACTTTATTCACAGTCAAAAGAAAAACCCGCGCACTAACTTGCCTGACCCGCAGGCGGTCTATGAGTTTTGGGCGAACAACCCACAGTCATTACACCAATCAACGATTTTGATGTCTGATCGCGGTATCCCGCTTTCATATCGTCACGTGAATGGTTATAGCTCACATACTTTAAGCTTTTGGAACAACGCAGGTGAGCGCTATTGGGTGAAATGGCACTTTAAAACGAACCAAGGTATTAAAACGCTAACTAATGAAGAAGCGGCGAAAATGCCTGCCTTCGGTGCCCAGCAGGACCTTGTCGAAAGTATCGATAACGGTGAGTTCCCATCGTGGACAGTGAACGTGCAGATCATGACTGAAGAGGAAGCCCGTAAATATCATATCAATCCGTTTGATTTGACTAAAGTATGGCCTCACAGCGATTTCCCATTAATTGAAGTAGGACAATTGGAGTTAAACCGCAATGTTGATAACTACTTTGCAGAGACTGAGCAAGCAGCGTTCGCGCCGAGCAATTTGGTACCGGGTATTGGTGCGTCGCCAGACAGAATGCTTCAAGCGCGACTAATAGGATATCAAGATGCACACAGATACCGCATAGGAGCCAACTACAACCAAATACCGGTAAATGCGCCACGTTGCCCGGTACACAATTATCAACGTGATGGTGCTTTTGCAGGGATTAACCCAGCACTTGCGGGGAGCGGGGCAAACTTCTACCCAAATAACCGTGCTCGCATTGGTGAACCTGCTGAAATGTCAGAGGTACAAGAGCCACCAATGCCACTAGAGCAAGATGCGTGGTTAGACATTTATGATAACCGTGATGAAGACAACTACTCTCAGGCTGGAGATCTGTATCGCATTATGAGTGAAGATCAAAAGCAGCAGTTGGTAAACAATATTGCGGAAGGTCTAAGCCAAGCTACGAAGGATGTACAGGAAGCGATGTTTGTACAATACGAATTAGCCGATAGCGACTATGGAGCACGGGTAAGAAAAGCGGTGGCGAGCAAGTAG
- a CDS encoding EAL domain-containing protein produces MLRSILVIGVILTSAIVVHSSYTAYVQELYYVLYLTTGFTAFLFATLSIGLKHIKIASAFLVLVVVAASLCILFFTTDLISAQYGLLFLFTLPIIVRILYGIKASIITMLLNLVPYFLLVTKTKVSPLFGIDITLPDTHTYLASLLFLFFNFCIPIAVLRVMSSLEKQSEHNQLQSRKLDKIVKGYQEIFNNGGTPSFFCDEQGRILQANKAARTLVKKFRPNCEYIQDLFSLSLPITRGVNQTASIYNNPEQEFEIQPASLMHHKKQLIHCHDLSVNKKNLLEFDAYKKQQYEKHYFNELTGLKNHHFWKQMETSDSIVNQHIVLLKLANLREINLQYGYSQGDKLLIKVTSQLQNELSNCARLYHFPGAKFLFTLNAKQLFSSSIEHFLTRKLPNTITVTSNNVSVEHTLKWRVGHYHVSREISPDAAAECCAIALSQSSELSPYMSFSINTVKSIRENTQQKDRVKALIDNGCLAIYLQPQVSIDETIIGFEVLARLKDPSTGSILQPHHFLSLIEANGWEVLFTQKVIDATLSLLDTWPASLPQVPIAINLSGPELLNDLFYEKLLRRFSESPELCQKLKLELTETSVLASHSETKRRLTSLANVGATIIIDDFGTGHASLSQLIDMSASVMKVDREFVDRVETSERHRKIVQMTLDLAKSLEMQTIAEGVETRAQLAVLKQMGFKHFQGYLFGKPAPVEHWISESKVQA; encoded by the coding sequence GTGCTACGGTCGATATTAGTTATCGGTGTCATTCTTACATCAGCCATTGTTGTCCATTCATCCTATACCGCTTATGTTCAAGAACTCTATTATGTTCTTTACTTAACGACAGGGTTTACCGCCTTTCTTTTTGCAACACTCTCTATAGGCTTAAAACACATAAAAATAGCTTCAGCGTTTTTAGTTTTAGTCGTTGTTGCAGCTTCACTGTGTATTTTGTTTTTTACTACCGATTTAATTTCAGCTCAATACGGCTTACTCTTTCTTTTCACACTTCCTATTATTGTTCGTATTTTATACGGTATAAAAGCATCAATTATTACCATGCTTTTAAACCTTGTTCCCTATTTTCTTTTAGTTACCAAAACTAAAGTTTCACCTTTGTTTGGTATAGATATTACATTACCCGATACGCACACTTATCTGGCTTCATTACTATTCTTATTCTTTAATTTCTGTATCCCAATTGCTGTATTACGTGTCATGTCTTCGTTAGAAAAGCAGTCTGAACACAATCAATTACAAAGCAGGAAACTCGACAAGATAGTAAAAGGGTACCAAGAAATATTTAATAACGGGGGCACTCCCTCGTTTTTTTGTGATGAACAAGGGCGAATACTGCAAGCAAATAAAGCAGCTAGAACCCTAGTTAAAAAATTTCGCCCTAATTGTGAATACATTCAAGACCTGTTTTCTTTGAGCTTACCTATAACACGTGGAGTTAATCAAACTGCTTCAATCTATAATAACCCTGAACAAGAATTTGAAATCCAGCCAGCTAGCTTAATGCACCATAAAAAACAGCTCATTCATTGCCATGACTTGTCTGTAAATAAAAAAAATCTGCTGGAATTCGATGCGTACAAAAAGCAGCAGTACGAAAAGCACTACTTTAATGAACTTACAGGTTTAAAGAACCATCACTTTTGGAAACAGATGGAAACTAGCGATAGCATTGTGAACCAACATATAGTGCTATTAAAGCTGGCTAACCTTCGCGAAATAAATCTTCAGTATGGCTATAGTCAAGGCGATAAACTTTTGATAAAAGTGACATCGCAGCTACAAAACGAACTCTCTAACTGCGCGAGGCTCTATCACTTTCCCGGCGCGAAATTTTTATTTACTCTGAACGCCAAGCAATTATTTTCTAGTTCTATCGAACATTTTTTAACTCGAAAACTGCCAAATACTATCACTGTTACCTCGAATAATGTCAGTGTTGAACACACGTTGAAATGGCGTGTAGGGCATTATCATGTTAGTCGTGAAATAAGTCCTGATGCCGCAGCTGAGTGCTGCGCTATTGCATTAAGCCAAAGCAGTGAATTGTCGCCCTACATGTCTTTTAGTATTAATACGGTGAAGTCTATTAGGGAAAATACTCAACAAAAAGATAGAGTAAAAGCGCTTATTGATAATGGCTGCCTTGCGATTTATCTACAGCCCCAGGTGTCAATCGATGAAACTATTATCGGTTTTGAAGTCCTTGCGCGTTTAAAAGACCCATCGACTGGGTCGATATTACAGCCCCATCATTTTCTCTCTTTGATAGAAGCGAACGGTTGGGAGGTGTTGTTTACTCAAAAGGTTATCGACGCAACTCTGTCACTTCTTGATACGTGGCCTGCTAGCCTACCGCAAGTGCCTATCGCTATTAACCTATCTGGCCCTGAACTATTAAATGACCTTTTCTACGAAAAGCTTTTACGCCGCTTTTCAGAAAGCCCAGAACTATGCCAAAAATTAAAGCTAGAGCTCACTGAAACCTCGGTACTGGCAAGCCACAGTGAAACAAAGCGTCGTCTAACCTCTTTAGCTAACGTAGGTGCGACAATTATTATCGATGACTTTGGAACAGGTCACGCTTCCCTCTCTCAGCTGATAGACATGTCAGCAAGTGTCATGAAAGTTGATAGGGAGTTTGTTGACCGTGTGGAAACTTCTGAACGACACCGAAAAATCGTTCAGATGACTTTAGATCTAGCGAAGAGTTTAGAAATGCAGACAATCGCAGAGGGTGTAGAAACGCGTGCCCAGTTGGCAGTGCTAAAACAGATGGGGTTTAAACATTTTCAGGGTTACCTTTTCGGTAAACCGGCTCCCGTCGAACACTGGATTAGCGAATCAAAAGTGCAGGCGTAA
- a CDS encoding DUF4235 domain-containing protein gives MSNKELITNVGIGLAAASAGILARKTLQKSWEKVAKQPAPKDKKSENTDLKEAVTWAVISGIGAGVARMAVQYGLDKRNSK, from the coding sequence ATGAGTAATAAAGAACTCATTACGAATGTGGGCATTGGTCTCGCCGCAGCGTCTGCAGGAATTCTCGCGAGAAAAACGCTCCAAAAGTCTTGGGAAAAGGTAGCTAAGCAACCTGCACCTAAAGATAAAAAAAGTGAAAATACAGACCTCAAAGAAGCCGTTACTTGGGCTGTTATATCGGGCATTGGAGCAGGTGTTGCAAGAATGGCCGTTCAATATGGACTAGACAAGCGTAATTCAAAATAG
- a CDS encoding TetR/AcrR family transcriptional regulator, translating into MKKDTRQKILDAASALFLKGGTNALSVRAIAEGAGMSTIGIYSHFKGKQGILDALYIEGFELVEREMLAADGNTAAEKVINGCERILTFSETHAAHYRLIFASDLKDYTPSDEAIEAGEKAFISLTKLTAALIKKDLSVEEKQDVAMQVWALNHGYITLNQHEISNRITWNNWKERALQAIRLHVYALVATQ; encoded by the coding sequence ATGAAAAAAGATACGCGACAAAAGATCTTAGATGCTGCTTCAGCGCTGTTTTTGAAAGGCGGTACAAATGCACTTAGCGTGCGTGCTATTGCTGAAGGCGCGGGTATGTCAACTATTGGCATTTATAGCCATTTCAAAGGTAAACAAGGCATTCTTGATGCGCTTTATATTGAAGGTTTCGAGCTTGTAGAGCGTGAAATGCTGGCGGCGGATGGTAATACTGCGGCAGAAAAAGTGATTAATGGCTGTGAGCGTATTTTAACGTTTTCAGAAACCCATGCAGCTCATTACCGGCTAATTTTCGCTTCCGACTTGAAAGACTATACCCCTTCAGATGAAGCAATAGAAGCTGGTGAAAAAGCCTTTATTTCACTAACTAAGCTTACCGCTGCGTTGATAAAAAAAGACCTGTCTGTCGAAGAAAAACAAGATGTAGCGATGCAGGTCTGGGCGCTTAATCACGGCTATATTACATTGAACCAGCATGAAATTAGCAACCGTATTACCTGGAACAATTGGAAAGAACGCGCGCTGCAAGCCATTCGCCTACACGTTTACGCCCTAGTCGCTACGCAATAA
- a CDS encoding DUF1328 domain-containing protein has product MLRWALIFLVVALIAAVLGFGGIAGSAAGIAKIIFGVFVVLLIISVVMNLVRGKS; this is encoded by the coding sequence ATGTTACGTTGGGCTTTAATATTTTTAGTTGTCGCATTAATTGCAGCGGTTTTAGGGTTTGGTGGAATTGCCGGCTCTGCAGCGGGTATTGCCAAAATTATATTTGGTGTTTTCGTTGTTTTACTGATTATTTCAGTTGTCATGAATCTGGTTAGGGGCAAAAGTTAA
- a CDS encoding alpha/beta hydrolase family protein, whose translation MSIPKPNNITVTCKDSISLSATLFTPKQSVKAAVMIGPATGIKRQFYSAFATYLCDQGYGVITFDNRGIGGSAKGSPKQSDASLVTWGEQDMPAVLETLKFHFPNVPYFLVGHSAGGQLLGLMHNVHDLTAFCNFGSSSGSLRNMRKSYLLKAHFFMNFYIPVSNLLFGHTKSQWVGMGEPLPKKVARQWQKWCNGKGYVKTGFGSDVNQHHYDTIQMPSKWLLAKDDDIANIHNVHDMISVFPNMEAEVEELDPHANNVKEIGHMKFFSRKCQHLWPKITEFFNQYT comes from the coding sequence GTGAGCATCCCAAAACCTAACAATATTACTGTTACGTGCAAGGACAGCATAAGTTTAAGCGCAACGCTTTTCACCCCTAAGCAGTCAGTGAAGGCAGCAGTCATGATTGGCCCTGCTACGGGTATCAAACGTCAATTCTATAGTGCGTTTGCCACCTATTTATGTGACCAAGGGTATGGCGTTATCACTTTTGATAACAGAGGCATTGGAGGGTCGGCAAAAGGCAGCCCTAAACAAAGTGATGCATCGCTAGTAACCTGGGGTGAGCAAGATATGCCGGCGGTGTTAGAGACACTAAAGTTTCACTTCCCTAATGTGCCTTATTTTCTTGTTGGTCATAGCGCAGGAGGTCAGCTACTAGGTTTGATGCATAACGTACATGACCTCACTGCTTTTTGTAACTTTGGTAGTTCATCAGGTAGCTTGCGAAACATGCGTAAAAGCTATTTGCTTAAAGCTCACTTTTTCATGAATTTTTATATACCCGTGAGTAATTTACTATTCGGCCATACTAAATCCCAGTGGGTCGGTATGGGCGAGCCATTACCTAAAAAAGTGGCGCGCCAATGGCAAAAATGGTGTAACGGTAAAGGTTACGTAAAAACAGGGTTTGGCAGTGATGTTAACCAGCACCACTACGACACCATTCAAATGCCTTCTAAGTGGTTACTCGCCAAGGACGACGACATTGCTAACATTCACAACGTCCACGATATGATTAGCGTTTTCCCCAATATGGAAGCTGAGGTGGAGGAACTCGATCCTCATGCTAATAACGTAAAAGAAATAGGCCATATGAAGTTTTTCTCACGGAAATGTCAGCACTTATGGCCTAAGATCACGGAATTCTTTAATCAGTACACTTAA
- a CDS encoding DUF2855 family protein gives MEQFQVDKTDPSRYRVVTTGDMNSKAQTTDKSLVLEVERFAFTANNFTYYMVGEKLGYWQFFPPIVPESLEKVSDNNWGVIPVWGVARVLSSTNDAVPVGSRFFGYFPPATRLVMSNTTLNNNTLVDCSPHRLKLPQGYNIYRPLPAQAEGVNNEISAKQHMQENLQMLLWPLFATSFCLWEVVNGIPSSKREQLLVLSGSSKTSLGLAFALKNADVKAIGVTSEKRVEALTSLDIYHSVISYEQLESLQCIPTVAVDMSGNAKVKALISEKLKTHLTRYVNVGLTHWQDVESEAENDDADSDFFFAPAHIQQRMNEIGAAEYQKQSSEFVFKAITWSSSWLEVNERSGLKALEDDFNDHQQARIPVKEGRIYTLK, from the coding sequence ATGGAACAATTTCAAGTTGATAAGACTGACCCTAGTCGTTACAGAGTCGTCACCACCGGTGATATGAATAGTAAAGCTCAAACGACGGATAAAAGCCTAGTGCTTGAAGTGGAAAGATTTGCGTTTACTGCTAACAATTTTACTTACTATATGGTGGGGGAAAAGCTAGGTTATTGGCAGTTTTTTCCGCCGATTGTGCCTGAGTCACTGGAAAAAGTTAGCGATAATAATTGGGGGGTTATCCCCGTTTGGGGAGTGGCCCGTGTGCTAAGTTCCACAAATGATGCTGTGCCGGTAGGAAGTCGCTTTTTCGGGTACTTTCCTCCTGCAACTCGCCTTGTTATGAGTAATACCACTTTGAACAATAATACCCTGGTCGATTGCAGCCCCCATCGTTTAAAGTTGCCCCAAGGCTACAATATTTATCGCCCGCTTCCCGCTCAAGCCGAAGGTGTGAACAATGAGATTAGTGCGAAGCAGCATATGCAAGAAAATTTGCAGATGCTGCTTTGGCCTTTGTTTGCAACGTCATTCTGTCTGTGGGAAGTAGTAAACGGTATTCCATCGTCGAAAAGAGAGCAATTGCTAGTATTAAGTGGCTCAAGCAAAACAAGTTTAGGCCTTGCCTTTGCGTTGAAAAATGCAGATGTAAAGGCCATTGGCGTCACTTCCGAAAAACGTGTCGAAGCTCTTACTTCTCTAGATATCTACCACAGCGTTATCAGCTATGAACAGTTAGAGTCTCTGCAGTGTATACCGACTGTGGCGGTAGATATGTCAGGTAACGCTAAAGTCAAAGCCCTAATAAGTGAGAAACTTAAAACGCATTTAACCCGATACGTCAACGTAGGCTTAACTCACTGGCAAGATGTTGAAAGTGAAGCGGAAAATGATGACGCCGACAGCGATTTCTTCTTTGCTCCCGCCCATATTCAACAGCGAATGAACGAGATAGGCGCCGCTGAATATCAAAAGCAGAGTAGCGAATTTGTATTTAAGGCAATAACATGGAGCAGTAGTTGGCTAGAGGTGAACGAACGCTCGGGTTTAAAAGCACTAGAGGATGATTTTAACGACCATCAGCAAGCTCGAATACCGGTAAAGGAAGGGCGTATTTATACGCTTAAATAA
- a CDS encoding tetratricopeptide repeat protein, with translation MRKRICVSVFSFILTLSFTALANADQKDTASVDYESAIVSYEAKAFNDAFIHIKNVLQANPDYLPAHLLLANLYFETGLWEQAHNTYLHAYEKGADPNLVLPNWSRVLVRLQKSEQILAIDVSTDLSKAHLAQWRATRAEACLIESRRLCAQREYDELLTQLPEHPLGLNGLALLAIEDGQYKQADTLLQRSLAEDDSQAFTWWALGRLASARGDVLLSQRYFNNAYRISPNNAKIARSLIDAYLAIADLDAALLVTEDLLLETEDDLYLMFVNSWLTSQIDALSNIRPQLEQIDQRLSIVPEEMMIAEPSLLYLRGMVALMQGNFEQARDSFNLFTTYSEQDLQTAILLATTNMALGDKKAAMLGLQNHEEELIEQHIEQAIFLGSLYLENARNFKAVRLLSSLTELYSDNVDVALFAVRVEFSRGKFKEAAEQLNNLLEQYPDNRQVLVAYSLYFLDIGETQKAAKAIATLRAQFTDDITILNMYAAQLLIEKKYAEAEVVLSDVLNQAPDLFAARYNQATMLINKGLLDDAEVILLLLEEEKGNHLQVVFQLANIDMRRGDFESADRRYRYLLQEFGPIGKITFSAVAAMNQQRDYRSAIAALRELEVKEPGNPLALVQLATFYIKANDVENAKSTLLKLELIFDRPVNVLVSESQNWLAVGDEDKALSSMDKARLLQPKNLNLQLQWVKLLLALNKVERAESSLSAIIKSYPKHPQVLFKFGELAQQKGRFTQAMTFYQKVLNEDETFDLAFAKLYALSVKTGDFSALIKRLTATVEQEPDRYFTRNLLAQYHYYYGDANTAINHYLYMLEVAPEANRFALYNRLAELHLLINNEKSLHFAEQAYRLQPKDAGVLHTYGWALTINGKPQASLPLLRQASVRNATSLSLQYHLAYTLVELENYLEAKRILSRLVKSSTPFEQREKANALLSRMEQIR, from the coding sequence ATGAGAAAACGAATTTGTGTAAGTGTTTTTAGTTTCATACTTACACTTTCATTCACGGCATTAGCCAATGCTGATCAAAAAGATACTGCGAGTGTAGATTATGAATCTGCCATTGTTAGTTATGAAGCCAAAGCTTTCAACGACGCGTTTATCCATATAAAGAATGTGCTACAAGCTAACCCCGATTATCTTCCTGCACACCTACTTTTAGCCAATCTTTATTTCGAAACAGGGTTGTGGGAACAAGCCCACAACACCTATTTACATGCCTATGAAAAAGGTGCGGACCCCAATTTGGTGTTGCCTAATTGGTCCAGAGTATTGGTGCGCCTGCAAAAGTCAGAGCAAATACTAGCCATAGACGTATCTACCGACTTATCTAAGGCCCACTTGGCACAATGGCGCGCTACTCGTGCTGAAGCGTGCCTGATTGAATCGAGACGGCTATGTGCCCAAAGGGAATATGATGAATTGCTTACCCAATTACCAGAGCATCCCCTGGGATTAAACGGCTTGGCCTTGTTGGCCATTGAGGATGGTCAATATAAACAGGCAGATACCTTGCTTCAACGCTCGCTTGCTGAGGACGACAGTCAAGCCTTCACATGGTGGGCGCTTGGCCGTCTTGCAAGTGCAAGAGGGGATGTGCTGCTGTCACAGCGTTATTTCAACAACGCCTATCGAATTTCGCCCAATAACGCGAAAATTGCACGAAGTTTAATTGATGCTTATTTGGCCATAGCCGATTTGGACGCTGCGTTATTAGTCACCGAAGATTTGTTATTGGAAACGGAAGATGACTTATACTTAATGTTTGTCAATAGTTGGCTTACTAGCCAGATAGATGCCTTATCTAATATTCGCCCTCAACTAGAGCAAATCGATCAGCGTTTATCTATCGTGCCAGAAGAAATGATGATAGCGGAACCTTCCTTGCTCTATTTGCGGGGTATGGTGGCCCTGATGCAAGGCAATTTTGAACAAGCAAGAGATAGCTTTAATCTATTTACAACTTACAGCGAACAAGACCTGCAAACCGCGATTTTGCTAGCAACTACTAACATGGCGTTGGGCGATAAAAAAGCCGCCATGTTAGGGCTGCAAAATCACGAGGAGGAATTGATAGAACAACATATTGAGCAGGCAATTTTTCTAGGAAGTTTGTATTTAGAAAACGCCCGTAATTTTAAAGCAGTAAGATTGCTATCTTCCTTAACTGAACTGTATTCCGATAATGTAGACGTTGCTTTGTTTGCGGTACGGGTAGAATTCTCCCGAGGTAAATTTAAAGAAGCTGCAGAACAGTTAAACAATTTATTAGAGCAATACCCAGACAATCGACAAGTGTTAGTGGCCTATTCTCTTTATTTTCTCGATATCGGCGAAACCCAAAAAGCCGCAAAAGCCATCGCCACTTTAAGAGCGCAGTTTACTGATGATATAACGATTCTGAATATGTACGCTGCTCAATTGCTGATTGAAAAAAAATACGCAGAGGCTGAAGTTGTACTATCCGATGTTCTCAACCAGGCGCCTGATCTTTTTGCTGCGCGATACAATCAAGCAACAATGCTAATCAACAAAGGATTGTTAGACGACGCTGAAGTTATTTTACTTTTGCTTGAAGAAGAAAAAGGAAATCATCTTCAAGTGGTGTTTCAATTGGCGAATATTGACATGCGTCGAGGCGATTTTGAATCGGCCGATAGACGGTATAGATACCTTTTACAAGAATTTGGACCAATAGGAAAAATCACTTTCTCCGCCGTGGCTGCAATGAATCAGCAACGAGACTACAGAAGTGCCATTGCTGCATTGCGTGAATTAGAAGTGAAGGAGCCTGGCAATCCTTTGGCATTAGTGCAACTGGCTACGTTTTACATCAAAGCAAACGATGTAGAAAATGCAAAATCAACTCTTCTAAAACTAGAATTAATATTTGATAGGCCGGTAAACGTACTGGTAAGTGAATCGCAAAATTGGTTGGCTGTGGGTGATGAAGATAAAGCCCTGAGTAGTATGGATAAAGCTCGATTATTGCAACCAAAAAACCTAAATTTACAACTTCAGTGGGTGAAGCTTTTATTAGCATTAAATAAAGTTGAACGTGCAGAATCTAGTCTGTCAGCAATAATAAAAAGTTATCCTAAGCACCCTCAGGTGTTATTCAAATTTGGTGAATTAGCCCAGCAAAAAGGTCGTTTCACTCAAGCGATGACATTTTATCAAAAGGTGCTGAATGAAGATGAAACCTTCGATTTAGCCTTCGCCAAACTGTATGCCCTAAGTGTGAAAACAGGTGATTTTTCGGCGTTGATTAAGCGTTTAACTGCGACGGTAGAACAAGAGCCCGATAGGTATTTCACCCGTAATTTACTGGCGCAATATCACTATTATTATGGCGATGCTAACACCGCAATCAACCACTATCTTTATATGTTAGAGGTAGCACCAGAAGCAAACCGGTTTGCATTATATAATCGATTAGCGGAGCTTCATTTACTGATAAATAACGAAAAGAGCTTACACTTTGCTGAGCAAGCGTACCGATTACAACCCAAAGACGCCGGTGTGCTGCACACTTATGGTTGGGCGCTAACCATTAATGGCAAACCACAGGCCTCGCTGCCCCTGCTTCGACAAGCGTCAGTGCGAAATGCGACATCTTTGTCACTACAATATCATCTTGCCTATACCTTGGTAGAATTAGAAAACTACTTAGAAGCGAAACGCATTTTAAGTCGCTTAGTCAAGTCATCAACGCCTTTTGAACAACGAGAAAAAGCAAACGCACTGCTGTCTCGCATGGAACAAATACGCTAG